A window from Bacteroidales bacterium encodes these proteins:
- a CDS encoding DUF4139 domain-containing protein, whose product MKKLALTLFVLMINFSLVKAEDEKNVVKSEIKDVTIFINGAQINRTASTTIPAGTSYIVFEGLSQYMNTSSVQVKGNGDFVIISVTPQMNYLKSNEKSKEVKTLEDSLESYNSQLTYQQSLLETYTSEKNMIIANQNIGGNQNGVKIDDLKAAADFFRTRLADISSKTIYVNAKIKKIQDLISNTNNQLSSENAKNNNLTSEIIVALTAKAKIAASFEISYAVSNAGWTPSYDLRATDTSSPISLDYSANVYQSSGEDWNNVKLTLSTGNPSVNNTKPTIYPWYLYIYDNYNSYKGGDALMSVETKKDKDEAETSGNGENIPAPLMEAQTPANYTNINANTTNFEFKIDLPYSIKSDGKTTVVQIQKYSLPATYEYYAAPKLDPKAYLLAKVTGWEEYNLLSGNMNLYFEGTYIGKSYLDVKSTLDTLDFSLGQDENIVITRTKQKEYSSKQLIGNNRKLKNSWEINIRNKKKNSISISIEDQLPLSTDKNIEVEKEIPTDAKYDETNGILTWKYSINSAETKQINFSYTVKYPKDKNVYIE is encoded by the coding sequence ATGAAAAAACTTGCTTTAACTTTATTTGTCCTGATGATTAATTTTTCATTAGTCAAAGCTGAAGATGAAAAAAACGTAGTAAAATCAGAAATAAAAGATGTAACAATCTTTATTAATGGTGCACAAATTAATAGAACGGCCAGCACAACGATTCCTGCAGGCACATCGTATATCGTTTTTGAAGGCTTGTCGCAATACATGAATACAAGCAGTGTTCAGGTTAAAGGTAATGGCGATTTCGTTATCATTTCTGTAACTCCGCAAATGAACTACCTGAAATCAAACGAAAAATCGAAAGAAGTAAAAACGCTTGAAGACTCTTTGGAATCATATAATTCACAACTCACCTATCAGCAAAGCCTCCTGGAAACGTACACTTCCGAGAAAAATATGATCATTGCCAATCAAAATATCGGAGGAAACCAGAATGGAGTTAAGATAGATGACCTTAAAGCAGCAGCCGATTTTTTCAGAACACGTCTTGCCGATATAAGTTCTAAAACAATTTATGTAAATGCAAAGATTAAAAAAATTCAGGATTTGATTTCAAATACCAATAACCAGCTTTCTTCCGAAAACGCAAAGAATAACAACCTCACCAGTGAAATTATTGTTGCTTTAACTGCCAAGGCAAAAATTGCAGCATCATTCGAAATAAGTTATGCTGTTTCAAATGCAGGATGGACCCCGTCGTACGACCTGCGAGCAACCGATACCAGCAGCCCCATTTCTCTTGATTACAGCGCAAATGTTTACCAATCATCAGGTGAAGACTGGAATAATGTTAAACTTACTTTATCAACAGGTAACCCAAGTGTCAATAATACCAAGCCAACTATATACCCATGGTATTTGTACATCTATGATAATTACAACAGTTACAAAGGCGGCGATGCGCTGATGAGCGTGGAAACAAAGAAAGACAAAGATGAAGCTGAAACATCAGGAAACGGTGAAAATATTCCAGCACCTTTAATGGAAGCCCAAACACCAGCAAATTATACTAATATAAATGCAAACACTACCAATTTTGAATTTAAAATTGATTTACCTTATTCCATAAAATCAGACGGAAAAACAACAGTAGTGCAAATACAGAAATACTCCCTTCCGGCAACTTACGAATATTATGCTGCGCCAAAACTTGATCCTAAAGCATACCTGCTTGCAAAAGTAACCGGATGGGAAGAATACAATCTTTTATCGGGAAATATGAATTTGTATTTTGAAGGTACTTATATCGGAAAATCATATCTCGATGTAAAGAGTACATTAGACACGTTGGATTTTTCTCTCGGACAAGACGAGAACATTGTTATCACTCGTACTAAACAAAAAGAATATTCATCAAAACAATTAATAGGAAATAATCGCAAGCTTAAAAACTCATGGGAAATAAACATTCGTAACAAAAAGAAAAATTCAATTTCTATTTCTATCGAAGACCAGCTCCCACTATCAACCGATAAAAATATTGAAGTTGAAAAAGAAATTCCAACCGATGCAAAATACGATGAAACAAATGGAATACTGACCTGGAAATATTCCATAAACAGTGCTGAAACTAAGCAAATCAATTTCAGTTATACTGTAAAATACCCTAAAGATAAAAATGTATATATAGAATAA
- a CDS encoding BatA domain-containing protein, whose protein sequence is MKFVNPYFLFALFTIAIPVIIHLFNFRRYRRILFSNVSFLKEIKQETQKKSKIKHFLILLARILTISSLVLAFAQPYIPLGAKVINKKGSVVSIYIDNSFSMQSIGKKGTLLEEAISKAKEIAESYKPADIFQLLTNDFEGKHQFYYTKEEFLQLLNEVAVSPSVKKLSEILTRQNDLFSTVKSKEKVSFIISDFSEMNFDFDKLKIDTSVYIHLIPLTANEKNNLFIDSCWYDTPVIQMGKQVQLSVLIKNISNEDAEKIPLKLVINGKQKSLASVDITAGSETEAKLSYTISEVGMQNAYVEIIDNPVVFDDKFYFSYEVAQKIKVLNICQSENIYINALFQNDSLIDYKILNINKLDYSSIPQSDFVIIDGIKTISSGLEKELLKYTMNGGTLAVFPGVEMDINSYNSFLNAMSAPVFQKLDTADTKVSKVNEEHKIFTDVFEKVSDDMDLPIVKSHYPLKSKTLSSDEKIMELQNGEPFILSYKYGKGNLYISSVPVDAEFSNFPKHAIFVPALYNMTLFSIPARKLFYTIGDDESIEVKKQDLSGDMTFKIRSSEKKFEIIPEHKNMDMQTYIYPHDQIKEAGNYIIKLGNNDIAGVSFNYNRNESVMKFETDEQISDEIKAATAKSESYKKIDVLDLKSKTVSKAIEEINQGVRLWKLFIFLSLVFIFAEIALLRYVRD, encoded by the coding sequence ATGAAATTTGTAAATCCATATTTTTTATTTGCATTATTTACAATAGCAATACCTGTAATTATTCATTTATTTAATTTTCGACGTTATCGCCGGATACTATTCAGTAATGTGTCTTTTCTGAAAGAAATAAAACAGGAAACACAAAAAAAATCCAAGATCAAACATTTTTTGATATTGCTTGCCAGAATATTAACTATTTCTTCATTGGTACTTGCTTTTGCGCAACCATATATTCCGCTGGGGGCAAAGGTTATTAATAAAAAAGGGAGTGTTGTTAGTATATATATTGACAATTCTTTCAGTATGCAATCTATAGGGAAAAAAGGCACATTGCTGGAAGAAGCAATATCGAAGGCTAAAGAAATTGCTGAATCATACAAGCCTGCTGATATTTTTCAGTTGCTGACAAATGATTTTGAAGGCAAGCATCAGTTTTATTACACTAAAGAAGAATTTTTGCAATTATTAAATGAAGTTGCTGTTTCGCCTTCAGTAAAAAAGCTTTCAGAAATATTGACCCGGCAGAATGATTTATTCTCAACAGTAAAAAGTAAAGAAAAAGTTTCATTTATTATTTCTGATTTTTCGGAAATGAATTTTGATTTTGATAAATTGAAAATAGATACCTCGGTATATATTCATTTGATTCCATTAACAGCAAATGAAAAAAATAATTTATTTATTGATAGCTGTTGGTATGATACACCGGTTATACAAATGGGAAAACAAGTTCAATTATCAGTATTGATTAAAAATATTTCGAATGAGGATGCAGAAAAGATCCCATTGAAATTAGTTATTAATGGTAAACAAAAATCATTGGCAAGTGTTGATATTACAGCTGGTTCGGAAACCGAAGCAAAGTTATCATATACCATTTCTGAAGTAGGAATGCAAAATGCATATGTTGAAATTATTGATAACCCTGTTGTGTTTGATGATAAGTTTTATTTTTCGTATGAAGTTGCTCAGAAGATTAAGGTACTCAATATTTGTCAGTCGGAAAATATATATATCAATGCTCTTTTTCAAAATGATTCATTAATAGATTATAAAATCCTTAATATTAATAAACTTGATTATTCATCGATACCTCAATCTGATTTTGTTATTATCGACGGAATAAAAACCATTTCAAGCGGACTGGAAAAGGAATTATTGAAATATACCATGAATGGCGGTACACTTGCAGTTTTTCCGGGAGTTGAAATGGATATCAATTCGTATAATTCTTTTTTAAATGCCATGAGTGCGCCGGTTTTTCAGAAGCTTGATACAGCCGATACAAAAGTTTCTAAAGTAAATGAAGAACATAAAATTTTTACCGATGTGTTTGAAAAAGTATCCGATGATATGGACCTCCCTATTGTAAAATCGCATTACCCGCTTAAAAGTAAAACACTTTCATCTGATGAAAAAATTATGGAATTGCAAAATGGAGAACCTTTTATTTTATCATATAAGTATGGGAAAGGAAACCTGTATATTTCCTCTGTGCCTGTTGATGCTGAATTCAGCAACTTTCCAAAACATGCCATATTTGTTCCTGCATTATACAATATGACATTATTCAGTATTCCTGCCAGGAAATTATTTTATACTATTGGAGATGATGAATCTATAGAAGTTAAAAAACAGGATCTTTCTGGAGATATGACTTTTAAAATAAGATCATCTGAAAAAAAATTTGAAATAATTCCTGAACATAAAAATATGGATATGCAAACATATATTTATCCGCACGACCAGATAAAAGAGGCAGGGAATTATATTATAAAGCTTGGCAATAATGATATTGCAGGGGTTTCATTTAATTATAACCGTAATGAATCAGTAATGAAATTTGAAACAGATGAACAAATTTCTGATGAAATAAAAGCTGCTACAGCAAAATCGGAATCTTATAAAAAAATTGATGTGCTTGACCTGAAAAGTAAAACAGTTTCAAAAGCAATTGAAGAAATAAATCAGGGAGTCCGTTTATGGAAACTTTTTATATTCCTTTCTCTTGTGTTTATTTTCGCTGAAATAGCATTATTAAGATACGTGAGGGATTGA
- a CDS encoding geranylgeranylglycerol-phosphate geranylgeranyltransferase — translation MNTEHISPAFSHFDFALLVLSTVLIAAAGYAINDYFDIRSDRINRPDKIVIGKHLSRRFAMLIHTIFNIVAVLIGTYLSYKVHSYKLAPIFIIISILLWLYSVKYKSYFLVGNIIVAFVSAFTIIIVWLFDMYALRLSGQAIIANYRLLNFFLWAYISYSFATSLIREIIKDIEDFEGDAKCGCSTLPVVMGVSKTKYVLIGIITIVIASLVYIDIIIYPLHFAIIFWYILLLLVLPFVYMIYVVIIAKDKSDYSFLSNISKFIMIAGAASMALTFSLF, via the coding sequence ATGAATACAGAGCATATTAGCCCTGCTTTCAGTCATTTTGATTTTGCATTACTTGTTTTGTCAACAGTACTTATTGCAGCTGCAGGTTATGCCATTAATGATTATTTTGATATTCGTTCTGACAGAATTAACCGTCCTGATAAAATCGTTATCGGTAAACATTTATCGCGCAGGTTTGCAATGCTTATTCATACGATTTTTAATATTGTTGCAGTATTAATTGGAACATACCTGAGTTATAAGGTACATTCATATAAGCTTGCACCTATCTTTATTATTATTTCAATACTTTTATGGTTGTATTCAGTAAAGTACAAATCGTATTTTCTGGTAGGTAATATAATAGTTGCTTTTGTATCTGCTTTTACGATTATAATAGTGTGGTTGTTTGATATGTATGCATTACGTTTATCGGGACAGGCAATCATTGCAAATTACCGACTTCTGAATTTTTTCCTTTGGGCATACATATCATATTCATTTGCTACTTCTTTAATCCGTGAAATAATTAAAGATATTGAAGATTTTGAAGGCGATGCAAAATGTGGATGTTCTACATTGCCAGTAGTTATGGGTGTATCGAAAACAAAATATGTTTTGATAGGAATTATAACTATAGTTATTGCTTCGTTGGTTTATATTGATATTATTATTTATCCTTTACATTTTGCAATTATATTCTGGTATATTTTGCTTTTGTTGGTTTTGCCTTTTGTATATATGATATATGTTGTAATTATAGCAAAAGATAAATCGGATTACAGCTTTTTAAGTAATATTTCCAAATTTATAATGATTGCCGGGGCTGCGTCTATGGCGCTGACTTTCTCCCTGTTTTAA
- a CDS encoding choice-of-anchor L domain-containing protein — MKKSTLSNFTTGIIGFILLSFFSFKVSAQLNITPMTPLQLVQNVLVGGGVNISNITITKGTSSMYGSFTNGSTTNLGLNKGIILSTGKCSEISNPVAFFMDNHKGLPGDDDLNIITNPDTTRDACVLEFDFKPTSDTIRFRYVFGSEEYPENVCSSYNDVFGFFLSGPGISGPYQNGAINLALIPGTTLPVAINTINNGTMGANGIPGGCTSLSYSSLYVDNEALGGTTIAFDGFTKVFTAWHLVTPCQKYHIKLAIADTGDDEFDSGVFLEANSFGTNGSFTETTFTSDVDTAAVEGCNNAIVSFNFSQAVTDTTVIHYTVAGNAIEGTDYAVIPDSLVLLPGADSTGFWISPFVDALTEGTDTVLIIYQNIFCATMDTIVVLIKDHLPLNVHSNTLYGCSGGPIYIDLGITGGYPPFTYTWTGGYTTPTITVYPTANTTYSLNVHDNCGGNKNATADVHVSYLSAAITSADSTISCYGLYEGSATVTATGGVQPYTYGWSPAGGQYPTADSLAAGTYIVCVTDSFSCLKYDTIVITQPPLLTATVSNLDSVSCHGLNNGSISVAVNGGTPGYSYHWNTNPVQSSATASNLPGGTYTVTVTDNNSCIATATATVFEPTAFSASMTDTTVIQCYGGNNGSLTVTATGGTPTYTYNWNTTPVQHTPTASNLTAGTYMVTVTDHNGCSYVLAANLSQPAQMFTNITDVDSAKCYGGSTGSITIAVAGGTPPCTYLWNTIPPQTTLIASNIPAGIYTVTVTDHNGCNNTVSDTVFQPTQINALITNIDSVICYGESNGSVTVIASGGTPGPGYNYLWNTTPSQSTATALNVPAGTYTVTVSDKNGCTQSTFAQVLQPNELLITLYPDDVTCPNSQDGEISTDVNGGVGPYTYLWSNGQITQTCFDLIPGSYSLTVTDHNGCTEINNAVIGTETNLDASFSANPLSGTLPLTVQFTFTGADADTYYWDFGDGNTSTLQNPQNIYTTANTFTATLYVNSGTPNFCADTFSLTIKTDNPSFIIVPNVFTPNSDGANDDFHVQYGSINTFNCVVFNRWGKKIYEWNDITKGWDGKTDSGTEASDGVYYYIIEALGIDNIEYKLNGTITLMK, encoded by the coding sequence ATGAAAAAAAGTACTCTATCTAATTTCACTACTGGTATAATAGGGTTTATACTGCTTTCATTTTTTTCATTTAAGGTAAGTGCGCAGCTAAATATCACACCGATGACCCCCTTGCAATTAGTACAGAATGTGCTGGTAGGCGGAGGTGTGAATATTAGTAATATTACAATAACTAAAGGAACCAGTTCAATGTATGGTTCATTTACTAATGGCAGTACAACAAACCTTGGGCTTAATAAAGGTATAATTTTATCCACAGGCAAATGCTCTGAAATAAGTAATCCTGTGGCTTTTTTTATGGATAACCACAAAGGATTACCAGGTGATGACGACCTTAATATAATTACCAATCCTGATACAACAAGAGATGCATGTGTTCTGGAATTTGATTTTAAACCCACTTCTGATACGATACGTTTTCGTTATGTATTCGGTTCTGAAGAATACCCTGAAAATGTTTGTTCTTCATATAATGATGTTTTTGGTTTTTTTCTAAGCGGACCCGGAATTTCAGGACCTTATCAAAATGGGGCTATTAATTTAGCACTTATCCCTGGCACAACTTTACCTGTAGCAATTAACACAATAAATAATGGAACTATGGGAGCAAATGGTATTCCAGGCGGATGTACTTCTCTTTCCTATTCTTCTCTATATGTAGATAATGAAGCTTTAGGTGGCACTACAATAGCATTTGATGGTTTTACTAAAGTATTTACAGCATGGCATCTGGTTACTCCATGTCAAAAATATCATATTAAACTTGCTATTGCTGATACAGGTGATGACGAATTTGATTCTGGCGTTTTTCTTGAAGCAAATAGTTTCGGAACTAATGGTTCTTTTACTGAAACAACTTTTACATCTGATGTAGATACTGCTGCTGTTGAAGGTTGTAATAATGCAATTGTAAGTTTTAATTTCAGTCAGGCTGTTACTGATACTACAGTAATCCATTATACTGTTGCCGGTAATGCAATAGAAGGAACTGATTATGCAGTTATCCCCGATAGTTTAGTTTTATTACCCGGTGCTGATTCAACAGGTTTCTGGATTTCTCCCTTTGTTGATGCACTTACTGAAGGAACAGACACTGTTTTAATAATCTATCAGAATATTTTTTGCGCTACAATGGACACGATAGTTGTTTTAATTAAAGATCATTTACCTTTAAATGTACATTCCAATACACTTTATGGTTGTAGCGGAGGACCTATATATATTGATTTAGGGATTACAGGAGGGTACCCACCATTTACATACACTTGGACCGGCGGTTATACTACACCTACAATAACTGTTTATCCTACCGCAAATACTACTTATTCATTAAATGTTCATGATAACTGCGGAGGAAATAAAAATGCTACCGCTGATGTTCATGTGAGTTATTTAAGTGCAGCTATTACTTCTGCCGATTCAACTATTAGTTGTTATGGATTATACGAAGGTTCTGCAACTGTTACTGCTACTGGTGGTGTACAGCCATACACATACGGATGGAGCCCTGCAGGTGGTCAATACCCAACGGCTGATAGCCTGGCAGCTGGAACATATATTGTTTGCGTTACCGATAGTTTTTCTTGTTTAAAATATGATACAATAGTTATAACACAACCACCTCTACTTACAGCAACAGTTTCCAACCTGGATTCTGTTTCTTGTCATGGATTGAATAATGGGTCAATAAGCGTTGCTGTAAATGGAGGAACTCCTGGTTATAGTTATCATTGGAATACAAACCCTGTTCAATCAAGTGCTACTGCTTCTAACCTTCCCGGTGGAACTTACACTGTAACGGTTACTGATAATAACAGTTGTATAGCTACTGCTACCGCAACAGTATTTGAACCGACTGCTTTTTCTGCATCAATGACAGATACTACAGTAATTCAATGCTATGGAGGAAACAATGGCAGCCTTACTGTAACAGCAACCGGAGGGACCCCAACTTATACTTACAATTGGAACACCACCCCTGTTCAACATACACCAACAGCATCTAACCTTACAGCCGGAACGTACATGGTAACAGTTACAGATCATAATGGTTGTTCATATGTTCTAGCTGCAAACCTTTCACAACCGGCACAAATGTTTACTAATATTACAGATGTTGATTCTGCAAAATGTTATGGAGGAAGTACAGGAAGCATAACAATCGCCGTAGCCGGCGGAACTCCCCCATGCACATACTTATGGAATACTATTCCTCCCCAAACAACACTCATTGCATCAAATATTCCTGCAGGAATCTATACTGTAACCGTTACAGATCATAATGGTTGTAATAATACCGTATCAGATACAGTATTTCAGCCCACTCAGATAAATGCGCTTATCACAAATATAGATTCGGTAATATGTTACGGGGAAAGCAATGGTAGTGTAACAGTAATTGCTTCAGGTGGTACTCCGGGCCCTGGTTATAATTATTTATGGAATACTACACCATCACAAAGTACTGCAACCGCATTAAATGTTCCTGCCGGGACTTATACTGTTACTGTTAGTGATAAAAATGGATGTACTCAATCGACATTTGCTCAAGTTCTTCAACCAAATGAGCTTTTAATTACACTTTATCCGGATGATGTAACTTGTCCTAATAGCCAGGACGGTGAAATATCTACCGATGTTAATGGAGGCGTTGGACCATACACATATTTATGGAGTAATGGGCAAATAACTCAAACTTGCTTTGATCTAATTCCAGGTTCATATAGCCTAACTGTTACCGACCACAATGGCTGTACAGAAATAAATAATGCAGTAATTGGAACAGAAACAAATCTTGATGCAAGTTTTTCTGCAAATCCTTTATCGGGTACTCTTCCACTTACTGTTCAATTTACATTTACAGGAGCTGATGCGGACACATATTATTGGGACTTTGGAGATGGAAATACATCTACTTTACAAAATCCGCAAAATATTTATACAACTGCTAATACCTTTACTGCTACATTATATGTAAATAGTGGTACACCTAATTTCTGTGCTGACACTTTTAGTCTTACAATTAAAACAGACAACCCTTCTTTCATTATTGTACCAAATGTATTTACACCTAATAGCGATGGTGCTAATGATGATTTCCATGTTCAATATGGAAGTATAAATACATTTAATTGCGTTGTATTCAACCGCTGGGGAAAAAAGATTTATGAATGGAATGATATAACCAAAGGTTGGGATGGAAAAACTGATAGCGGTACCGAAGCAAGTGATGGTGTATATTATTATATTATTGAAGCTTTAGGAATTGATAATATTGAATACAAATTGAATGGCACAATAACACTTATGAAATAA
- a CDS encoding Maf-like protein, producing MLSEKLKKYNIILASQSPRRQMLLKGLDINYTLKLKDVNEDFPRHLKREEIALYLAEKKANAFNNDLLDDTLIITADTIVWINNQVLGKPKDFNDAVRILKILSGHEHEVITAICLKTKLKTTSFFSLTKVAFKELSEEEIHYYINNYKPYDKAGAYGAQEWIGYVAIKHIEGSYFNVMGLPTRLLYDELLKF from the coding sequence ATGCTTTCCGAAAAATTAAAAAAATATAATATAATTCTTGCTTCCCAATCGCCACGCAGGCAAATGCTTTTAAAAGGGCTTGATATTAATTACACTTTAAAATTAAAAGATGTAAATGAAGATTTTCCCAGGCATTTAAAACGTGAGGAAATTGCGCTTTACCTGGCTGAAAAAAAAGCCAATGCATTCAATAATGATTTGCTAGATGATACTCTTATTATTACTGCTGATACAATAGTATGGATAAATAACCAGGTACTAGGAAAACCTAAAGATTTCAATGATGCAGTTCGTATTCTTAAAATATTATCGGGTCATGAACACGAAGTGATCACGGCAATCTGCCTGAAGACAAAACTAAAAACAACTTCATTTTTCTCACTCACCAAAGTTGCTTTTAAAGAACTTTCAGAAGAAGAAATACACTATTATATCAATAATTATAAACCTTATGATAAAGCCGGCGCTTATGGTGCACAGGAATGGATAGGCTATGTAGCAATAAAACATATTGAAGGATCGTACTTCAATGTGATGGGGCTTCCAACAAGGCTTTTGTATGATGAGCTTTTAAAATTTTAA